CTGTGAATTCATTCATAGCATTAAATGAGTATGCCATTTCATTGCTTGATGATTATGTGGGTACCATGGAGTTTAAGCCATATGGATTCAATGATTTGGATTGTGTTAGTTAGTCCTAGGCTTCCCTATCTTTATTTTACCTTCTTACCTTCGGATTATTTTACCTTCAGGCCGAAAGTAAAAAGCAAACGGTGTAGGCTGACTATTTTGTATTCTCTCACTAGTTTGATACAAATTATGCATAGTCACTGTAATATAGTCCGAATAATAATTGtccgaataataatgataaaatagttTGAAGTGTGACGTGTATGTCTGTTTTCACCAGTCCGCAAACAAATCCTGAGGGCCTTCCtacacaaaatacaaataataataatcaatcagAAGTTGGAAACGTGTCTTCAGGGATACATGGAACGCCTGAAACTTGCAATGATCCTTATATTGAACCTTCACGAACGCATTTGCTCCCCCTTAAATCATTGATAACTGAAACACATTCTAACGACAAATTGCAGTGGATATCTTCTGTTGTTGATTCGGCTAAACGGAGATTTGGAAGAATCCCTCGTGGTGGATGGAACCTCATTGTACATAATTTCAATACCCGTTTTCTTGTTCAGAAAAGCATCTCCGAtgttaaaaaattattgaaagtgaAACCCCATAGTGAGACTTGTGGTAATCAAAATGATGTGGGTGTAACAGAAAACGGAAATTCACTGTCAAAAACAGAAATTTCTTTATATGGAAAATGTAAAGAAGAATTTAATTTCCAAATTAAGAGAGTTGTATCAATATCAAGGGATTCGAGAAAGCCTACCAAAAAGATTCCATATAAATTGGTTAAGAAAGATATTCTGGTTGCTTTGGATGCAGTGATTTCAAATTATGTATTGACTTGTCCTCCAAAGGATATAAACGAAATCACGGATATTATTTTTGCAGGACAATGTGCATACGAAAATTTggttcttaaaaataaaataagaacctcTTGGAGGGAAAATATTGAGAAGAGAATTACTAAATTCAAAGAGAACCTCACTCTTATTGCTAATTTCTCCAGTCTGAAATCCAAAAGTGAAAAGGATACGGCCCTGGACTTTATGTGCTCCTTTGGATATAAGAAGTCGAGAAAGGGAGAAACCACCAGAATATGTACGTTAATTGAAGATAGAATAAAAATCATGGAAAAAAGGATTTCGATTTATGAGTCACGAAAATCATTTAGAAGAGACAATTTTTGTTTTGAACTCAACAGAAGGAGGTTTTACCGAAACCTGAATGGTGGAGAAGATAATAAATATACGTTGCCAGAAGGTGAATGTTTGTCATTTTGGGAGAAGATATggaaaaaagatgaaaatcatattgttactgatgttgttggAAAACGTATAACTGGCATAGAACAATCCCCAGTTGACATCAAACCAGACTTTATCAAAAGTATTATTAACTATGCGCCAAACTGGAAGACTTCTGGATGCGATGGAGTATACTGCTTTTTATTAAGAAGTTTGAATCTCTCCATAATTATTTATGTGATGAAATTTTGAAGATTATTAATGGAGATTACTGTCCTGGTCAGTGGTTTTACACTGGGGTTACATTTCTCATCCCAAAAAAAGCTTGTTGTGAATCACCTAATGACTTGCGTCCGATTACATGCATGCCTATACTATACAAACTTGTTACAAAATGTGTCAACACTAAACTTACAGACTACATTGAAGCTTTTGGTCTTGTTTCGGATAACCAACTGGGAGCTAGAAGACATTGCCAGGGTGCAAAAGAACAGGCTTTAATAAACCAGTGCATTAACAATCACTGTGGAAATAACTTATTTGCGACATGGATTGATATAAACAAAGCATTTGATTCTGTTAACTATGAATTTTTATCGCTGGTATTGGATTATTCTGGACTCCCTGAGTGGATTGTGAAGTTTATTAAAAGTTTGATAAGTAAATGGAAAGTGATTCTGAATCTCAATGTAAATAGAATTGGAACAGTGAAATTAGAAAGAGGAATTCTTCAAGGAGATTCACTATCTCCCCAACTTTTTACGCTGGTAATGGATCCGTTGAGCAGGATACTAAATCACAAGTTTCCTAAAATCTGTATTGACCATAATGACCCGTCTCAAATAACATACTCAACTAATCATCTGCTATTTATTGATGATTTGAAAATACTTGCTGAGAAAGAAAATACGATCTTGAGGATGATGGAAAGTATTGATGAATACTTCAGTGTTGTTGGTCTCAGGAGGAATTCTGAAAAATCTGCAACCAATCTGAATTATGTTAAAGAAACTAGAAGTTTTGACGGATATGATGGATATCGATATCTGGGAGTCCTGGAGGATAAAGGAAGCAATGTATTGAAGCATGAAGTTAtgaaaaaaattgcagaaaatgtaAAGAAGAGAATTGAAAG
The window above is part of the Octopus sinensis unplaced genomic scaffold, ASM634580v1 Contig15230, whole genome shotgun sequence genome. Proteins encoded here:
- the LOC115230301 gene encoding uncharacterized protein LOC115230301, whose protein sequence is MSVFTSPQTNPEGLPTQNTNNNNQSEVGNVSSGIHGTPETCNDPYIEPSRTHLLPLKSLITETHSNDKLQWISSVVDSAKRRFGRIPRGGWNLIVHNFNTRFLVQKSISDVKKLLKVKPHSETCGNQNDVGVTENGNSLSKTEISLYGKCKEEFNFQIKRVVSISRDSRKPTKKIPYKLVKKDILVALDAVISNYVLTCPPKDINEITDIIFAGQCAYENLVLKNKIRTSWRENIEKRITKFKENLTLIANFSSLKSKSEKDTALDFMCSFGYKKSRKGETTRICTLIEDRIKIMEKRISIYESRKSFRRDNFCFELNRRRFYRNLNGGEDNKYTLPEGECLSFWEKIWKKDENHIVTDVVGKRITGIEQSPVDIKPDFIKSIINYAPNWKTSGCDGVYCFLLRSLNLSIIIYVMKF